Proteins found in one Pelorhabdus rhamnosifermentans genomic segment:
- a CDS encoding TIR domain-containing protein — protein sequence MAYRNGNYSAFYVAEPFSESNLGASSTHDFVYYNTLRMWKGADSDFPFIDSHNKNYNVRDGSDWESTLKPRLHERLRNSKNVILFLSSITKNSKALREEIDYGINNQGLPVIVIYPDFSEKSDIVDSNGNYKKQVKDLWDKLPMFRDSKSSVAVLHVPCKKALITSALKDNDFMVGTMTTAGDYHYKL from the coding sequence ATGGCATACAGAAACGGTAATTATTCAGCCTTTTATGTCGCTGAACCATTTAGCGAGAGCAATTTGGGGGCTTCAAGCACTCACGATTTTGTTTATTACAACACATTACGTATGTGGAAAGGTGCTGACAGCGATTTCCCGTTTATTGATTCTCATAACAAAAATTATAATGTGCGTGATGGGAGCGACTGGGAATCCACTCTAAAGCCTCGGCTTCACGAACGGTTGCGCAACTCAAAAAATGTCATTTTGTTTCTTAGCTCGATTACAAAAAACAGCAAAGCTCTGAGAGAAGAAATTGACTATGGAATAAACAATCAAGGACTTCCAGTAATAGTAATTTACCCCGACTTTTCTGAGAAAAGCGATATAGTGGACAGTAATGGAAACTACAAGAAGCAGGTAAAAGATTTGTGGGATAAGCTACCAATGTTTAGAGATAGCAAGTCTTCTGTGGCAGTCCTTCATGTTCCGTGCAAAAAAGCGCTTATTACGTCTGCACTAAAAGACAATGATTTTATGGTTGGAACAATGACAACGGCTGGCGACTATCATTACAAGTTGTAA
- a CDS encoding helix-turn-helix domain-containing protein: MQDYQASPEIKEIIERLKTVRKNSGLSQANFAKELGVSQGNVGTWETGGSLPGALALKTIAQKFDCSIDWILLGIEKDMQQQKSEAISDPDLKDMIAILRNLMESDDSDLRVWAKVQFKNAFKEYCDEKKP, encoded by the coding sequence GTGCAAGATTATCAAGCATCCCCAGAAATTAAAGAGATTATTGAAAGATTAAAAACGGTAAGAAAAAACTCAGGACTTTCACAGGCTAACTTTGCCAAAGAACTTGGTGTTTCACAAGGGAACGTTGGAACATGGGAAACGGGAGGATCTTTGCCTGGAGCACTAGCACTAAAAACTATTGCTCAAAAATTTGATTGTTCGATTGATTGGATACTTCTAGGGATAGAAAAAGATATGCAACAACAAAAAAGCGAGGCCATTTCTGACCCCGACTTAAAAGACATGATAGCTATATTAAGAAACTTAATGGAAAGCGACGATTCCGATCTACGCGTTTGGGCAAAAGTACAGTTTAAGAACGCGTTTAAAGAATACTGCGATGAGAAAAAGCCGTGA
- a CDS encoding IS1182 family transposase — MIQQQQSMILSPYIELYNLIISKDNILRQINELIDFSFVYEELKERYCLDNGRNAIDPIRMFKYLLLKAIFELSDVDIVERSKYDMSFKYFLHMAPEDPVIDPSSLTKFRRLRLKDLNLLDMLINKTVEIAIEKGIIRSKSIIVDATHTKARYNQKSPIEILQDRSRKLRKVVYKVDESLKVKFPTKSPSDVLEDEIAYCQKLIDVIEAEGGVCELPKIKEPLNLLKETITDDLDQLRISEDQDAKIGHKSADSSFFGYKTHLAMTEERIITAAVVTTGEKNDGKQLQELLEKSKATGMEIKTVIGDTAYSEKDNITYTKDNNIELIAKLHPLITQGGRKKEDEFQFNKDAGMYVCKAGHMAIRKARQGRKGVGKKQVDTYYFGIEHCKRCPFKEGCYKEGAKSKTYSVSIKSGMHIEQMAFQEGEYFKEKAKERYKIEAKNSELKHRHGYDTASSSGLVGMELQGAMAIFAVNIKRILKLIK, encoded by the coding sequence ATGATTCAACAACAACAATCCATGATTTTAAGTCCTTATATAGAACTCTATAACTTGATTATTTCTAAAGATAATATACTGCGGCAAATCAACGAGCTTATTGACTTTTCCTTTGTATATGAGGAACTGAAAGAGCGCTATTGTCTTGATAACGGCAGAAATGCGATTGACCCTATTCGGATGTTTAAATATTTGCTGCTCAAAGCGATCTTCGAACTGTCTGACGTTGACATTGTCGAACGATCTAAATACGATATGTCTTTCAAATATTTTCTCCATATGGCGCCGGAAGATCCGGTGATTGATCCAAGTTCTTTAACAAAGTTCCGGAGACTCCGGTTAAAGGATCTAAATTTGCTCGATATGCTCATAAATAAAACCGTTGAAATTGCAATCGAAAAGGGTATTATCAGAAGTAAATCGATCATTGTGGATGCAACCCATACAAAAGCCCGTTATAATCAGAAATCCCCCATCGAAATCTTGCAGGACCGTTCCCGAAAACTGAGAAAAGTCGTCTATAAGGTCGATGAATCTTTGAAAGTGAAGTTCCCGACGAAAAGCCCCAGCGATGTACTCGAAGACGAAATTGCCTATTGCCAAAAGCTTATCGATGTGATTGAAGCAGAAGGCGGCGTTTGCGAGCTTCCGAAGATAAAAGAACCTCTCAATCTGCTCAAAGAAACGATAACAGATGACCTCGATCAGTTGCGAATTTCGGAGGACCAGGATGCAAAAATTGGTCATAAGAGTGCAGATTCCTCATTTTTTGGATATAAAACGCATCTTGCCATGACCGAGGAACGGATTATTACGGCAGCTGTCGTCACAACGGGCGAAAAGAATGACGGCAAGCAACTACAGGAGTTGCTTGAAAAAAGCAAGGCAACCGGTATGGAAATCAAAACGGTCATTGGGGATACGGCTTACTCTGAAAAAGATAACATAACATACACCAAGGACAATAACATAGAGCTCATTGCCAAGCTCCATCCCCTCATTACGCAAGGGGGCCGAAAAAAAGAAGACGAATTCCAATTTAATAAGGACGCGGGCATGTATGTGTGCAAGGCCGGTCACATGGCAATCCGGAAAGCGCGGCAAGGAAGGAAAGGCGTTGGGAAGAAGCAAGTTGATACGTACTATTTCGGTATTGAGCATTGCAAGCGATGCCCTTTCAAAGAAGGGTGCTACAAAGAGGGGGCAAAAAGCAAAACTTACTCGGTGAGTATTAAATCTGGCATGCACATCGAACAAATGGCGTTCCAAGAAGGCGAGTACTTTAAAGAAAAGGCGAAGGAGCGCTACAAGATTGAAGCAAAAAATAGTGAACTCAAGCACAGACACGGGTATGACACAGCGTCATCTTCGGGTCTTGTTGGCATGGAATTACAAGGGGCGATGGCAATCTTTGCTGTGAATATAAAGAGGATATTAAAACTGATAAAATAA
- the arcC gene encoding carbamate kinase: MKVVVALGGNALQQEGRPATAQAQLEVVKETAGYLADMIEQGHQLIIVHGNGPQVGRLVVQNEVAKDVTPAMPFDVCGAMSQGMIGYHIQQALGDELKNRQIYKPVATVLTQVVVKREDAGFLQPTKPIGPFYSADEAKTLQEEKGYVMVEDAGRGYRRVVASPEPQKIVELDTIRRLVSDGQVVITAGGGGIPVVETGGNGLSGVAAVIDKDLAAEKLAEDLGAHMLLILTAVDKVAIDFGKANQKNLDVMTTNEAERYIQEGQFAPGSMLPKVRAAVKFVESKQGRQAIIASLEKGMDALKGKSGTLLIP; the protein is encoded by the coding sequence GTGAAAGTAGTTGTGGCCTTAGGGGGAAATGCTTTGCAGCAAGAAGGGAGACCGGCTACAGCCCAGGCGCAGTTAGAGGTGGTCAAGGAGACGGCCGGCTATTTGGCGGATATGATTGAACAAGGCCATCAGCTTATTATTGTCCATGGCAATGGACCGCAGGTCGGGCGACTCGTTGTACAAAATGAAGTTGCCAAAGACGTGACGCCAGCTATGCCGTTTGATGTTTGCGGGGCTATGAGTCAAGGCATGATTGGCTATCATATTCAGCAGGCTTTAGGGGACGAGCTAAAAAACAGGCAGATTTATAAACCCGTGGCAACGGTGCTTACGCAAGTCGTTGTCAAGCGTGAAGATGCGGGGTTTTTGCAGCCAACCAAGCCCATTGGACCGTTCTATTCAGCGGATGAAGCCAAAACTTTACAGGAAGAAAAAGGCTACGTTATGGTAGAAGATGCTGGAAGAGGCTATCGGCGCGTTGTCGCTTCGCCTGAGCCGCAAAAGATTGTGGAGCTTGATACGATTCGTCGTTTGGTGAGTGATGGACAAGTCGTCATTACGGCTGGCGGTGGCGGTATTCCTGTTGTCGAAACGGGCGGGAATGGTCTAAGCGGGGTAGCGGCTGTGATTGATAAGGATCTGGCAGCAGAAAAATTGGCGGAGGATTTGGGAGCCCATATGCTGCTGATTTTGACGGCTGTGGACAAGGTGGCCATTGATTTCGGCAAGGCGAATCAGAAAAATTTAGATGTGATGACGACCAATGAAGCTGAGCGTTATATTCAGGAAGGTCAGTTTGCGCCAGGCAGTATGCTGCCGAAAGTGAGGGCCGCCGTGAAGTTTGTCGAATCAAAACAGGGGCGGCAGGCCATCATTGCGTCGCTAGAAAAGGGGATGGATGCCTTAAAGGGGAAAAGCGGAACACTCCTGATTCCATAG
- a CDS encoding macro domain-containing protein translates to MYLKRFLAALYINLKTIILLTLKICGILFTANTTLLTFISWDDIGKLSVCHRLFYFASIIIASLIISFLIVIFKRTKTIWENGTGRISIIYGDIFKISFPKKNKENRIVVIPVNTHFDTIIDEYVGNVAKPLVSIKTVHGQWLKKMFSNITQEQLDTTILDSLNLQNKQFNFDDTRYRGNKREYPTGTTAIVPGENNVTFFLLALSKFDENNNAQCDDDSFIEALRKLIRFYNASGQGYTMYLPLMGTNLSRAGFSHVDALNKITSILKLESNQIHGQINVVVYSKDKDKVSIWQ, encoded by the coding sequence TTGTATCTCAAAAGATTTCTTGCGGCATTATACATTAATTTAAAGACGATTATTTTGCTGACCTTAAAAATATGTGGGATTCTTTTTACTGCAAATACAACGCTTCTTACCTTTATTTCATGGGATGATATTGGAAAATTAAGCGTTTGCCATCGGTTATTTTACTTTGCATCCATCATTATTGCTTCTTTGATAATATCATTCCTTATTGTTATTTTTAAGAGAACAAAGACAATCTGGGAAAACGGTACAGGAAGAATCTCAATAATCTATGGGGATATTTTTAAGATAAGCTTTCCAAAGAAGAATAAAGAGAACCGAATCGTCGTAATCCCTGTAAATACTCATTTTGACACTATAATTGATGAATATGTCGGAAATGTTGCTAAGCCACTTGTTTCTATAAAAACCGTCCATGGGCAATGGTTAAAGAAAATGTTTAGCAACATAACACAGGAGCAATTGGATACAACCATATTGGATAGTTTGAATCTACAAAATAAGCAGTTTAATTTTGATGATACGCGGTATCGCGGAAACAAGCGAGAATATCCAACTGGAACAACAGCGATAGTACCCGGGGAAAATAACGTGACTTTCTTTTTGCTTGCATTGTCAAAATTTGACGAAAACAATAATGCTCAATGCGATGATGATTCTTTTATAGAAGCATTACGCAAATTGATTAGGTTTTATAATGCCAGTGGACAGGGGTACACCATGTATTTACCCTTAATGGGAACCAACCTTTCCCGAGCAGGTTTTTCACATGTAGATGCACTTAATAAAATTACATCAATTCTTAAGCTCGAAAGCAATCAGATTCATGGGCAAATCAATGTTGTGGTTTATAGTAAGGACAAGGATAAAGTATCAATCTGGCAATGA
- a CDS encoding CatB-related O-acetyltransferase, with product MTIPNSNKVYPRSNDCQTIYLKNVITRDNIKVGDYTIYNDFFNDPRDFEKNNVLYQYPINNDKLIIGKFCSIACKAKFLMTSGNHTMKSLSTYTFPLFGEEWDEALKPKDAWDNKGDIVIGNDVWIGYDAIIMSGVKIGDGAIIGTRAVVTNDVSPYTIVGGIPAKVIKKRFSDDVILKLLKIKWWDWSYEKIQANIKYIQAGGINKLD from the coding sequence ATGACTATTCCAAATTCAAATAAAGTATATCCGAGAAGTAATGATTGCCAAACTATATATCTTAAAAATGTAATTACAAGAGATAATATAAAAGTCGGAGATTATACAATATATAATGACTTTTTTAATGACCCAAGAGATTTTGAAAAAAATAATGTACTATATCAGTATCCTATAAACAATGATAAATTAATAATTGGTAAGTTTTGTTCAATTGCATGTAAAGCAAAGTTTCTCATGACCAGTGGAAATCACACAATGAAATCACTATCTACTTATACATTTCCTCTTTTCGGAGAAGAATGGGATGAAGCATTAAAACCAAAAGATGCTTGGGATAATAAAGGTGATATTGTAATTGGAAATGATGTGTGGATAGGATATGATGCTATAATTATGTCAGGTGTGAAAATTGGTGATGGTGCAATTATTGGAACCAGAGCAGTAGTTACTAACGATGTTTCACCTTATACCATTGTTGGAGGCATACCAGCAAAAGTTATAAAGAAAAGGTTTAGTGATGATGTAATTTTAAAATTGCTAAAAATTAAGTGGTGGGATTGGTCATATGAAAAAATCCAAGCAAATATTAAATATATTCAAGCTGGAGGCATTAATAAGTTAGATTGA
- the arcA gene encoding arginine deiminase, whose amino-acid sequence MENTALQSQLLEQPCLNVTSEIGRLRSVLLHRPGRELENLIPELLEKLLFDDIPYLEMAQQEHDFFANVLKSQNVEVLYLEKLAAEALTDAKVKATFVQQFIEEAAVASESVKVALADYFYSLDTPDMIDKMMAGVRKEELTIYKGESLCDQINNAYPFLCDPMPNLYFTRDPFATIGSGITLNHMRTQTRNRETIFAKLIFEHHPKFKDNVIPFWFNREETTSLEGGDELVLSDKVLAIGISQRTDSASVEKVCRRLFEANSSFKTVLAFHIPSSRAFMHLDTVFTMVDYDKFTIHSAIEQPLTVYEMTKAADSKNGLKIKIEKQDMKLADILEKHLGRKVTLIRCGNGDRIDASREQWNDGANTLAIAPGEVVVYSRNHVTNQILESYGLKLHVIPSSELSRGRGGPRCMSMPLYRDNLEK is encoded by the coding sequence ATGGAAAATACGGCGTTACAGAGTCAGTTGCTTGAGCAACCTTGTTTAAATGTTACTTCAGAGATAGGCAGGCTGCGATCGGTTTTACTGCACCGGCCCGGACGTGAGCTGGAAAATCTGATCCCGGAGCTATTGGAAAAGTTGCTGTTTGATGATATTCCTTATTTGGAAATGGCCCAACAAGAACATGATTTCTTTGCTAATGTGTTAAAAAGTCAGAACGTCGAGGTCTTGTATCTGGAAAAGCTGGCGGCAGAGGCGTTAACGGATGCCAAAGTCAAAGCCACTTTTGTTCAGCAGTTTATTGAGGAAGCAGCGGTAGCAAGTGAAAGCGTAAAAGTAGCTTTGGCTGATTATTTCTATAGTCTGGATACTCCGGACATGATTGACAAGATGATGGCGGGTGTCAGGAAGGAGGAGTTAACCATCTATAAGGGTGAGTCACTGTGCGATCAAATCAACAATGCTTATCCTTTTCTGTGCGATCCCATGCCGAACTTATATTTTACCCGCGATCCTTTTGCCACGATCGGCAGTGGCATTACGCTCAATCACATGCGTACACAAACGCGCAACAGGGAGACGATTTTTGCCAAGCTGATTTTTGAGCATCACCCTAAATTTAAGGACAATGTGATCCCATTTTGGTTTAACAGGGAAGAAACGACTTCGCTGGAAGGGGGCGATGAACTCGTTTTAAGTGACAAAGTACTGGCTATTGGGATTTCCCAGCGAACTGATTCGGCGTCGGTGGAGAAAGTTTGTCGACGATTATTCGAAGCGAATAGCAGTTTTAAAACGGTTCTGGCTTTTCACATCCCCTCGTCGCGGGCTTTTATGCATTTGGATACTGTTTTTACCATGGTTGATTACGATAAGTTTACGATTCATTCGGCGATTGAACAGCCTCTGACAGTTTATGAGATGACTAAAGCGGCTGATTCGAAGAATGGATTGAAAATAAAGATTGAGAAGCAGGACATGAAATTAGCGGACATCCTTGAGAAGCATTTAGGAAGAAAGGTGACGCTGATTCGCTGCGGCAATGGCGACCGTATCGATGCATCACGGGAACAGTGGAACGATGGCGCCAACACGCTGGCGATTGCGCCGGGGGAAGTCGTCGTTTATTCCCGTAATCATGTGACCAATCAGATCCTTGAGAGTTATGGTTTGAAGCTGCATGTCATTCCTTCTTCCGAACTCTCCCGCGGCAGGGGCGGGCCGCGCTGTATGAGTATGCCGCTCTATCGGGACAACTTAGAAAAATAA
- the larA gene encoding nickel-dependent lactate racemase → MATKTINFGFGDTSFAVTLPQEKIIYEIEGKPAQAIINVPEAIQEALKNPIGSAPLQEIVKQGDKVVLVVSDITRGWIQSSVFLPILLNELNSAGIPDQDIAIVIALGSHRPHTEQENLAVCGEEVCRRVTIHMHNCLDESQLVYMGTTKRGTPAYINKHVANADKVILTGGIVFHLLGGFGGGRKSIMPGVSGNVTIQTNHSLALNAQVGHGANPDCMSDKLTGNPFHEDMTEVAAFVNPDFLFNAVYTPEGKFAQFFAGHWLKAWEAGCQKVEEIYGIPITQQADLVIASAGGFPKDINLYQGSKTIDNAYMAVKPGGVMLLFMECRDIAEPAEFSDWFQFKDSLEFEKAVRANFTIPGFIAFKLSEIAKTNTVIVVTKPENADFIRKTGYIPATSADEALALAKKALGKEEFTITCMTHAANTAPLLK, encoded by the coding sequence ATGGCAACAAAGACAATCAATTTTGGTTTTGGGGACACATCTTTTGCTGTTACCCTGCCGCAAGAGAAAATCATTTACGAAATTGAAGGAAAACCAGCACAAGCCATCATAAATGTTCCTGAAGCTATTCAAGAGGCCCTAAAAAATCCCATTGGCTCAGCCCCACTACAAGAAATCGTTAAACAGGGTGACAAAGTCGTCCTTGTTGTCAGTGATATTACACGAGGTTGGATTCAATCTTCCGTCTTCCTTCCTATATTATTAAATGAACTGAATTCCGCGGGCATACCTGATCAAGATATCGCTATTGTCATTGCGCTTGGTAGTCACCGTCCCCATACCGAACAAGAAAACCTTGCTGTCTGTGGCGAAGAAGTTTGTCGCCGTGTAACCATCCACATGCATAACTGCCTCGACGAATCCCAACTTGTCTATATGGGAACAACCAAGCGTGGAACACCTGCCTACATTAATAAACATGTTGCCAACGCCGACAAAGTTATCTTAACAGGCGGCATTGTATTTCATTTACTCGGCGGTTTTGGCGGTGGACGCAAAAGCATTATGCCTGGCGTAAGCGGCAATGTAACCATTCAGACCAATCACAGTCTGGCCCTCAATGCCCAAGTAGGCCATGGTGCCAATCCGGATTGTATGTCAGATAAGCTCACAGGCAATCCCTTTCATGAAGATATGACTGAAGTTGCAGCCTTTGTAAACCCTGATTTTCTATTCAATGCCGTCTATACACCGGAAGGAAAGTTCGCACAATTTTTTGCCGGACATTGGTTAAAAGCCTGGGAAGCGGGTTGCCAAAAAGTTGAAGAAATCTATGGCATCCCCATTACGCAACAAGCTGATCTTGTTATTGCATCCGCTGGCGGTTTTCCAAAAGATATCAACTTATACCAAGGATCAAAAACAATTGATAATGCCTATATGGCTGTCAAACCCGGCGGCGTCATGCTGTTATTTATGGAATGCCGCGATATTGCAGAACCTGCTGAATTTAGCGACTGGTTCCAGTTTAAAGATTCTCTTGAATTTGAAAAAGCCGTACGCGCCAACTTTACCATTCCAGGCTTCATTGCCTTTAAATTATCGGAAATTGCCAAAACCAATACAGTCATTGTTGTAACCAAGCCAGAAAACGCGGATTTTATTCGCAAAACAGGCTACATTCCCGCTACAAGTGCCGACGAGGCCCTCGCTCTTGCTAAAAAAGCGCTAGGCAAAGAAGAGTTTACCATTACCTGCATGACACATGCTGCCAATACAGCACCACTGCTTAAATAA
- a CDS encoding DUF255 domain-containing protein: MRQAYNSLNWYPWGSDAFAKVKNEDKPIFLSIGYSTCH; the protein is encoded by the coding sequence TTGCGGCAAGCGTATAATTCACTGAATTGGTACCCGTGGGGCTCAGATGCCTTTGCCAAAGTAAAGAATGAAGACAAGCCGATATTTCTAAGTATCGGCTATAGTACGTGCCATTGA
- the argF gene encoding ornithine carbamoyltransferase has product MAFNLRNQNFLTLMDFSPRQIRYFLELARELKRAKYAGTEQPRLKGKNIVILFEKDSTRTRCSFEVAALDQGAHVTYLGPTGSQMGKKESIADTARVLGRMYDGIEYRGFAQSIVEDLAKYSGVPVWNGLTDADHPTQVLADFLTAQEHLHKPYDQMVFVYVGDGRNNVANALMIGAAKLGMDFRMVSPVALFPADNLVEKCRKVAETTGAKLILTDQIAAGVKNADVLYTDVWVSMGEPDEVWEQRIALLKPYQVNQKMIEFTGNEQVIFEHCLPSFHNLATMTGQKIFDKFGLKEMEVCDDVFEGQHSVVFDEAENRLHTIKAVMVATLGA; this is encoded by the coding sequence ATGGCTTTTAATTTACGTAATCAAAATTTTTTAACGCTCATGGATTTTTCTCCACGGCAAATTCGCTATTTCCTGGAACTGGCGCGGGAGTTAAAACGGGCGAAATATGCGGGAACGGAACAGCCGCGGCTGAAGGGGAAAAATATTGTTATCTTATTTGAAAAAGATTCGACGCGGACCCGGTGTTCTTTTGAAGTAGCTGCGTTAGACCAGGGCGCTCATGTGACTTATTTGGGACCGACAGGCAGCCAGATGGGGAAGAAGGAGTCCATTGCCGATACGGCACGGGTGCTGGGACGCATGTATGACGGTATCGAATATCGGGGCTTTGCACAAAGCATTGTCGAGGATTTGGCTAAATACTCCGGCGTTCCTGTCTGGAACGGTTTAACCGATGCGGATCATCCGACGCAGGTGCTAGCCGATTTTTTAACGGCCCAGGAACATCTTCATAAGCCTTATGACCAAATGGTTTTTGTTTATGTCGGGGATGGCCGAAATAATGTAGCTAACGCGCTCATGATCGGGGCTGCAAAACTCGGGATGGATTTTCGCATGGTTTCGCCTGTGGCGTTATTTCCTGCTGACAATTTGGTGGAAAAGTGCCGGAAAGTGGCCGAAACTACGGGGGCCAAGCTGATCCTTACCGATCAAATCGCAGCAGGCGTTAAAAATGCCGATGTTTTATACACCGATGTCTGGGTATCCATGGGCGAGCCTGATGAGGTATGGGAGCAAAGAATTGCATTACTCAAGCCCTATCAGGTGAATCAGAAAATGATTGAGTTTACAGGCAATGAACAGGTGATTTTTGAGCATTGTTTGCCATCCTTTCATAATCTGGCTACGATGACAGGCCAGAAGATTTTTGACAAGTTCGGCTTAAAGGAAATGGAAGTTTGCGATGACGTATTTGAAGGACAGCACTCGGTGGTTTTTGATGAAGCGGAAAATCGCTTGCATACGATTAAAGCGGTGATGGTGGCAACGTTAGGCGCATAA
- the arcD gene encoding arginine-ornithine antiporter — translation MGEDKKLGLFSLIGLVVGSMIGGGAFALPADMAKGAGVGAIIIGWLITGMGMVSLAFVYQNLSMRKPDLNGGVYSYAKAGFGDYMGFNSAWGYWLSALLGNVSYAVMMFGALGYFFPVLGKGNNGLSIVLASLLIWSIQLLISRGVRQAAFINVITTIAKLVPIFVFLICLVIAFKVDIFSLDIWGQASADLGSVVDQVKSTMLITLWVFIGIEGAVVISGRAEKRQDIGKATVIGLVGTLTIYVLISVLSLGVMKQADLASLDTPSMAYVLESVVGPWGAVIINLGLVVSLLGALLGWSMLAAEIPYVAAKDGMFPKVFAKENQQGAPVHSLLFTNLLVQTALLITLFSSSTYQVLYSIASSAILIPYLFSGLYALKLVVTGETYAENPRGRGKDLILASLSSVYAAWLIYAAGLEYILMVTILYAVGIGVFIRTKHEKGQKIFLNAEKILASLLLVAGITALIMMTTGNLV, via the coding sequence GTGGGAGAGGATAAAAAGTTAGGCTTGTTTTCACTGATTGGATTAGTTGTAGGCTCAATGATCGGTGGCGGGGCCTTTGCTTTGCCGGCGGATATGGCGAAAGGAGCCGGTGTGGGAGCTATTATCATTGGCTGGTTGATTACCGGTATGGGCATGGTTTCACTGGCTTTTGTTTATCAGAACCTTTCCATGCGAAAACCGGACTTGAACGGCGGCGTTTATAGTTATGCCAAGGCTGGTTTTGGCGATTACATGGGGTTTAATTCGGCTTGGGGATACTGGCTGAGCGCTCTCTTGGGCAATGTATCGTATGCCGTGATGATGTTTGGCGCTCTCGGTTATTTTTTCCCTGTTTTAGGGAAGGGCAACAATGGCCTGTCCATTGTTTTAGCATCACTCTTGATTTGGTCCATTCAATTGTTAATTAGCCGCGGCGTCAGACAAGCGGCCTTTATCAATGTTATTACAACCATTGCCAAGCTTGTTCCGATTTTTGTATTTTTGATTTGTTTGGTTATTGCTTTTAAGGTGGACATCTTTTCCCTTGATATTTGGGGACAGGCCAGTGCGGACTTAGGCAGTGTGGTTGATCAGGTTAAAAGTACCATGCTTATTACTCTATGGGTATTTATCGGTATTGAAGGGGCCGTTGTTATTTCAGGCCGAGCCGAAAAACGACAAGACATCGGTAAGGCTACAGTGATCGGGTTGGTAGGGACGCTGACCATCTATGTGTTGATTTCGGTGCTGTCACTGGGAGTCATGAAACAAGCCGACTTGGCGTCACTCGATACGCCGTCGATGGCGTATGTTCTGGAATCCGTTGTGGGTCCCTGGGGGGCTGTGATCATTAATTTGGGACTGGTCGTTTCCTTGCTTGGGGCGCTTCTAGGCTGGTCCATGCTGGCGGCGGAAATTCCCTATGTGGCGGCTAAAGACGGCATGTTCCCCAAAGTATTTGCCAAAGAGAATCAGCAGGGAGCGCCTGTTCATTCACTGCTTTTTACCAATCTGCTTGTTCAAACGGCTTTGCTTATTACGTTGTTTTCTAGCAGTACCTATCAGGTTCTCTATTCCATTGCCAGTTCGGCCATCTTGATTCCCTACTTATTCAGCGGTTTATATGCCTTGAAACTTGTTGTGACAGGCGAAACCTATGCTGAAAATCCCAGAGGGCGAGGAAAAGACCTGATCCTGGCAAGTTTGTCCAGTGTGTATGCCGCTTGGCTCATTTATGCGGCAGGGCTGGAGTATATCCTCATGGTGACTATTTTATATGCTGTAGGAATCGGTGTATTTATTCGGACCAAGCACGAAAAAGGGCAGAAAATATTTTTGAATGCGGAAAAAATCCTGGCTTCTTTGTTGTTGGTTGCAGGAATTACAGCTTTGATCATGATGACGACAGGCAATTTAGTTTAG
- a CDS encoding GNAT family N-acetyltransferase, with protein MGIRDAEITDWKDIKELLKQLDYSDTDSFLQDKIKTLLNHSDERLLVYECDGKVVALISIHFIPQLALKGDFARISYFAVDNEIRSKGIGRELEEYCISLAKDRKCDRIEVHWHSRRVDAHRFYYRQGFVESPKYLIKNLS; from the coding sequence GTGGGAATTAGGGATGCAGAGATAACTGATTGGAAAGACATAAAGGAACTGCTTAAACAACTAGATTATTCGGATACTGATTCATTCTTACAAGATAAAATTAAAACGTTATTAAACCACTCTGATGAACGATTATTAGTCTATGAGTGTGATGGAAAGGTTGTTGCGCTCATATCCATTCATTTTATTCCACAATTAGCTCTTAAAGGTGATTTTGCTAGGATAAGCTATTTTGCTGTAGATAATGAAATTAGAAGTAAAGGTATTGGGCGCGAACTAGAAGAGTATTGCATATCTTTAGCAAAAGACAGGAAGTGTGATAGGATTGAAGTGCATTGGCATTCTAGGAGAGTGGATGCACATAGATTTTATTATCGACAGGGATTTGTTGAATCACCTAAGTATCTTATTAAAAATTTAAGCTAG